A genomic region of Pelodiscus sinensis isolate JC-2024 chromosome 1, ASM4963464v1, whole genome shotgun sequence contains the following coding sequences:
- the LOC142826556 gene encoding uncharacterized protein LOC142826556, translating into MAASLAARGHQRSREQVRCKIKDLRQSYSRACLPEADPEACPHFHALDRILGPHAVPAPRDVIDPGAEGPLLDTEEEEEGSESQEPAASLPRTRDPRGTPQSRSPASSEAGEASTSAAPGTAGRTTPPAAAARARASRTARNQEDYQRRHLRFLDRQLRLQDHWVQEDLRLRQRSLEALEEQGRALRGHLQSLLDRFPFPPPPAPPLAPPLAPPAPPVPPASAPASAPASSTPPVLSAPPSTTIPHRRPRTRSVARRERHPDSHP; encoded by the exons atggctgccagcctggccgccaggggccaccagcgcagccgggagcaggtgcgctgcaagattaaagacttgcggcagtcctactcccgggcctgcctgccagaggctgacccggaggcctgcccccacttccatgccctggaccgcatcctggggcctcatgccgtccctgccccccgggacgtgattgaccccggggcagagggaccgctcctggacaccgaggaggaggaagagggctctgagagccaggagcctgccgccagccttcccaggacccgggacccccgaggcaccccacagagccgctcgcctgcatcatcagaggccggggaggcgtccacct ctgcagcaccggggactgcagggcgcaccacaccgcctgcagcagccgcccgcgcccgggcaagcaggacagccaggaaccaggaggactaccagaggcggcatctccggttcctagaccgacagctccgtctccaggaccactgggtccaggaggacctcaggctgcgccagaggagtctggaggccctggaggagcagggccgtgccctgcgaggccacctccagagcctgctagaccgctttccatttcctcctccccctgctccccctcttgctccccctcttgctccccctgctcctcctgttcctcctgcttccgctcctgcttctgctcctgcttcctccacaccccctgtcctctctgcccccccctccacaaccattccccaccgacgcccccggacccgcagtgtggcgagacgggagaggcacccagactcccacccctga